One window from the genome of Artemia franciscana chromosome 12, ASM3288406v1, whole genome shotgun sequence encodes:
- the LOC136034031 gene encoding zinc finger protein 436-like produces the protein METSELFGITAVKKEAEDTSSNDDKDIFGSTYSMLLMKHETSLFAVAPDISTDCKLSADQLKRETNIDEDKVFPATTLYDNGINKEGCELSSMPGLKRRNEEMSKCLNDETNLNYQHQRPNSTYVFTENDVEKQEVSHTKKKPFECDRCDKKFSTRSNLSKHQRTHTGEKPFECDICERKFSRRDHLSDHQRTHTGDKPFECHRCEQKFSLRSTLSRHQKTHTGEKSFECDRCDKRFSRRSHLSNHQKTHTGDRPFECDRCGKKFSEKQSLSSHQRTHTGEKPFECDICKRWFSHRSTLSHHQRTHTGEKPFECDIYEQKFRQRSALSCHQKTHTGEKPFECDICEQKFRQRSALSCHQKTHTGEKPFECDICEQKFRQRYALSCHQKTHTGEKPFECDICEQNFSLRSTLSRHQKTHTGEKPFECDRCDKRFSRRSHLSNHQRTHIGEKPLECDRCEKKFNR, from the exons ATGGAAACATCCGAGCTCTTTGGTATTACTGCTGTTAAAAAAG aagcTGAAGATACATCCTCAAATGATGACAAAGATATTTTTGGAAGCACATATTCTATGTTATTAATGAAACATGAAACCAGTCTTTTTGCTGTTGCCCCTGACATTTCTACAGATTGTAAACTTAGTGCTGACCAGCTTAAACGGGAAACAAATATTGACGAGGATAAAG ttttcccaGCTACAACGCTCTATGATAATGGTATCAACAAAGAAGGTTGTGAATTATCCAGCATGCCAGGTcttaaaagaagaaatgaaGAAATGTCTAAGTGTCTAAATGACGAAACGAATTTGAATTATCAACATCAGAGGCCAAACAGCACTTATGTATTTACTGAAAATGATGTGGAAAAACAGGAGGTTTCTCATACTAAGAAAAAACCTTTCGAATGTGATAGATGTGACAAAAAATTCAGCACAAGATCTAACCTATCTAAACATCAAAGGACTcacactggagaaaaaccttttgaatgtgaTATATGTGAGCGAAAATTCAGCCGAAGAGACCACCTATCTGATCATCAAAGGACTCACACTGGAGATAAACCTTTCGAATGTCATAGATGTGAGCAAAAATTCAGCCTAAGATCCACCCTATCTCGTCATCAAAAGACTCACACTGGAGAAAAATCTTTCGAATGTGATAGATGTGATAAAAGATTTAGCCGACGATCCCACCTATCTAATCATCAAAAGACTCACACTGGAGATAGACCTTTCGAATGTGATAGATGTGGGAAAAAATTCAGCGAAAAGCAGAGTCTATCCAGTCAccaaagaactcatactggagaaaaacctttcgaatGTGATATATGTAAAAGATGGTTTTCTCATAGATCCACTTTGTCTCatcatcaaagaactcatactggagaaaaacctttcgaatGTGATATATATGAGCAAAAATTCCGCCAAAGATCCGCCCTATCTTGTCATCAAAAGACTcacactggagaaaaacctttcgaatGTGATATATGTGAGCAAAAATTCCGCCAAAGATCCGCCCTATCTTGTCATCAAAAGACTcacactggagaaaaacctttcgaatGTGATATATGTGAGCAAAAATTCCGCCAAAGATACGCCCTATCTTGTCATCAAAAGACTcacactggagaaaaacctttcgaatGTGATATATGTGAGCAAAACTTCAGCCTAAGATCCACCCTATCTCGTCATCAAAAGACTcacactggagaaaaacctttcgaatGTGATAGATGTGACAAAAGATTTAGTCGAAGATCCCACCTATCTAATCATCAAAGGACTCACATTGGAGAAAAACCTCTCGAATGTGATAGatgtgagaaaaaattcaaccgCTGA